The genomic stretch GGCTTAAGGtatgtttattattatatgtCAAGCTCAGCCAGAAGTAATTGGCCGTGGAAAAAGGGTCGTGAAACTTTTTTGGAAAATGGTTGAGAACAGATGGACGGATGAATGAGGGAGAATGCCAAATACATGGGAGGGGTATATAATTGAGTAGGATCTGAAATTCGATGCATGGCCTACACATGCGCAGTTCAGACTATACCCTATCTATCCAACAGTCGGAAGTTGGGACTGCCATATGGCCCATATCACCCTTTTATGTGGCACAATTTGGTGGACATGATGCAACAAAAGTTCCGAACTAGAAGAACCAGGATCACCAAAAGAGACAAATAGAGCCGCTTAGCAAGGAAATCAATAACTTGGAACAGTGAGATGAGAAAGGCCTATAGGTTTGGTTGAGTGCTGTTCTTATATCAGTAGAATATGTCTGCAGAAAATCTCAGCAAAAGTTCTAGTATGGGCATTTGCGGAGTATTCCTAGTTACAACAAGGAAAACAGAGTTGCAGATCTGGAGCTGGAATTCTAGTTAATAGTTCTCAATGAAGAAATCAGAATTACAAAGAGTAGATTATCAGAAACTTGTCAGCAAATCTTGAGCCCAATCTGATCAGTAGGCTGAGAATTATTGTAGGAGACAGCAACCAGAAAACTTGAATGAAAGCAGGGGTGCCACTGGTGTCAGAAAACTTGATTCAGATGATTCTTGTGGTTGATGGATAAGATATCAGAGTAGAATAGATAGAATAGGCCACAACAATCCACCAGAAACCCTCTTGGAATCCACAAAGTTGAACATGAAAATCCACTGAGACTTGCACTGAGTCCATGGTATCTATGTAGAAAACTGAATTCTATTAACACctaaattgtgtttttttttttttttttttttggtggtgtgggggagagagagagagacagagtgaGGCTTATGCCTATACATCTATTTATAATATTTGAACTGGACTGGTAGACTTGATTTGGACCAGGACCAATTACTAAGTTAAATTGGGAAACAAAAACTCTAACTAAGATTGACTTGCACCATGCTATCGCACAGCTTTGAGAACTCTGAATTCATCTTGGACTAAGTAGACATTCGAAATTCAAAGTGGTAAAAAGATCGATTCAATTACTGCCATCATTATGAGTCTAACAGTCAATAactcctattttctaacattgaCCAGAATTGTGATTGAACACCTAACTTCACAAGGAAACACCATCTCAGGTCAGTTGGTCCTCCTCTTGTTCTTCTACTGCATCAGTCCCATACAGGAAAGCCTTCTTATGTGGGCTGTTCAAGGAACCTTTTGCCTAGGAAAAAATGTAATTATTTCTGAActtgattataaaaaaaaaaggtgtacccagtgcacgaggtgcccgccactgtggggtctgCGGAGGGACATAATGCACACAGCCTTACCTCCGCttcgcagagaggctgtttcctgacatGAACCTGTGACCatttggtcacaatggagcaaccttaccttTTCACCTAGGTCCACCCTCAATTTCTGATTTTCATTATAAATTGTGGACAACAACTTCCTTGAACTTAGCAAAACAGAAAGAGGAGGTCTTTGTCAATCATAGTAATTTCAGTGGCGATGACTTAATCATAGGTTGGCATCTACAGTATCCAAGAacacattatttatttaattaagatgTAAGAGTTGCGCTGCTTAAATAGATGTTATGAATAATAGAAATAGCACCACACTGTTCCAGCTCTGATGTGAATTTCCTGCATAAATAAAATGATTGCAACCCTTAGAGGAAGAACAGTGGAACTACATCATGTTACACATTAATTGTTACTCCCCTTTTCATGTTGTTGGTCTCTCGCTCTTTATGTGGAACTGATGCTCTCTTTGTAACTTTTGTCACCTGGTTTTCAGTTTGGAGTTGATGTGCTCTTTGTAAGTTTTGTGAATCATATATTCCTGATGACTGATGTCTGTGGATCGTACAATGATCTTGTACATTTTCTTATTCTATAGTTATGAATTCTATTTGGTGTCTCATATATTTAAAGAATGTTGAAGTTAGAAATAATGTTATTGAAGATATCACAGAAGGTAGCATTTATCTTGTAATGCTTTTATTCTCTTGTATGTCGTGTTACTGACTAGATAGGTGCATGGTCTTAAATCTAATTCTTACAATTTGCATTTGGTGTCAAAACAGTTACAATGCAAGCTCAACGGGAAGCTCCACCTGATATGCAGTGTAAAGATAAATTCCTAATCCAGAGCACAATTGTTCCCTTTGGGACAACAGAGGAGGATATTACACCTAGCACGGTAAGTTTTTGTAGTTGcaattttatttaaattgtGATTTGTGTTTCTTATTGTTTTCTTTGACTTCGACAGTTCATGAAGGATGGTTTCAAATATATTGAAGAGAATAAGTTGAAAGTGGTTCTTGTTAGCCCAGCCCATTCGCCAGTACTACAACCTATTAATGGAACCTTGAAGCTGGATTCAGCACATGAAGCTTCAATTTCAACAGACCAAATACTCAATGGAGTTGAAAACCATCCACCATCTCATATGGTAAATTGCATTATTCCATTGGTGGCAGATAGGACACAggcataatttttattttattttttcctcctttCCATTGGAGTTTTGGCTCCTAATTTTTCTGAAATACCATTGAGGACATTTTCCATGGGGATGCATTTGCCAATTGTGGTGCACCTTCTGTTTTTACAGCAATGGTTTTACTGCATTTGTCCTACTTCAAAACTGTTCTTTCCTACAATGACTTTGGTAGCAGTGTTTCATTCATTCATGGATCTTTGAAGTTAAGCAAGCCCAAACTATGTTTAGGTGGCGGCATAgtggaacattttttttttaacatgtttcttttccattttttgttcaGTTGCTTAGGTTTCATTTATGATTGGAttattggggtttttccaaaTCAACCAGGAATTGAGTATTGGTATATCCTTGTAAGCCTCTTGTTTCAAAAGGGGTTTCAGCTATACAAATTATATTAGAGAACTTGTTTCTTCAGTTGGTCTTACAGAAGATGTCATCAGATTGCCTCACATGACAATtattccccacccccaccagGTAGCTACTGCTGCTGTGGAGGAGTTCAAACCTAGTAAAGATGTGGACTCAAAACCAGCTAAGAGTGTGGAGGAGTTGAAACCTAGTAAAGATGTGGATTCAAAACCAGCTAAGAGTGCGGAGGAGTTGAAACCTAGTAAAGATGTGGATTCAAAACCAGCTAAGAGTGTGGAGGAGTTGAAATTATTAAAGGAAATAGAGTTGAAACTAGCGAAGGAAAACAAGGAGCAGAAGTTGGCTAAGGCTACTGAGGAGTTGAATTCAAAGCTAAATGAATGGAAATTAAAGCTTAGTGAGGTCAGTAAGCCTTACAACTTGTTTCCAAGTTAGGAGAATTATTAGTTGAGGCTTTCTGACTGGTTGCTTTCTTGATTTCTCCCATGTGCTTTTGTGATCTGTGAATGGATTTTTGTGATGTCCTTGCAAAGGGTTGGTTGGTTGATCTGCCTGGGAAAGGCTTAACATAtctttgcttattttctttgcGTATGGAGAGCACTTCCACATGATTGCGCACTAGTATTGCTTTTACCAATGGTAAGTCTCCTCCCTAAACCTGCAGAATAATATTGATGAAGGTGTCGGATATGCCTTGCAGGCTAATACTTCCATTGCAAAGCTAACAGCGGAGAAGACCATAATCATTCAAGAGAGAGAAGCATTGCGGCAAGAACTTGTGAGTAATTTTCTAATTGTACCCTTCTGACATTTTCGTTATTTTTGTATGGTCGTGACTGAAGGTTTAAACCCTGAAAATCttccactcaactcattgtccACCACTAGGAGTTAATTATGTGAAACATGAGATAAAATATTGATGATTTGGTGAAAGGTCCTCCTGTATGGTGAGTAGATGTGTCtgttatttattttagttttggtGACTGCACTAACTGAAGAAGTCAACGAATTGGGAGGTTTTTAAATTGATATTTTACTTTTGGTTAGTTTGTTATTCTAGTGATGCTTGAGCTCAAATTGTCCAGCAGAATTCCAGTTACACCATGATTCAATCAATCTAAAGTACTTTGAACAACTTAAAAGAGTTTGGATCCACAAACCTCCCAAGAAATTGGCTTGATTCTGGAATCCGTTGCTGCTATGGCAAATTACTTATGTTGTTCCTTCCCTGcaattttgcttttttttttttttttttttggcagcatCTTACTGCTTGGTTCGTGTTCTTTGACTAAGCATAAATTATAAATGAAGCTGCTTGTTTATGGGTTTCTGCCTTTTTTATCatccacccccccacccccgaaaaaaaaaaacaccaattGGACCCCCGTGGTAAATAGATAATCATCATTTAATTTCCTTGTAACGTTACCTAAGTGCAATTTTGTCTTCCAAGAGTTCTGCGACTGCAATTCTTCCTGATTAGATTTCTGCTGTTGTCTCCCCTTGTTAGGCTGTTTTGAGAAAGAAGAATGGTGTGAGAAGCGTTAAAGTGGGTTTCCCCTTTCTGTTTGTTTGTATGATCGGACTTATTGGTGTAGCTCTTGGATATATTCTGCACTCTTGAAGAGATGACTCATCCCGAAAGGAAACTGGAGAATACAAGTCCTGTGCTAGTTAGAAATTCTGAGGAAATGACCTTTTTTATCCACCTGTAAGGTCAAAATTATGGTGGTATAAGATCTCGGTCTGTTTATTATGGTGATTTTGTAATCGGATTTGGTGATAACTGATGTAGTTTTGTATATTAAGGAGCACttaacaaccccccccccaccccccttttagTGGTGGAAGAATCGTCTTGTAAAGCAGTTTACGTTCTATGAATAATATTGGTATGGTTGTTTACAACAGCCTTCCAAAATTGAGGGCAAAATGGAAATAATATTtacccccctctctctccctctaggaaaaatattattatttagtgATTTATATCCTAATTCTACACAGCCCACATTTCTATTGGTTGATATCTCGTCCTTGAAGCAATCATTTATTGCTATGAACAATGATATTAAGTAATGattgtaaaaaaattatatttgtgttgatttattttcattcccctactttcttttattttctttacaatCAGATgcatcttttgatttgaaaagaaaaattaaatattaaataaaaaatgaaattactaTATATTGTAAAAGAAATTTACGAAGGTTACTCATGATCACAAAACTTGCCTTTccataaataaatcaatttcaCCTTGGTTCTGGCTCCTCTCAATAGAGCGCAGACAGTCATCTCAGCCTGAGTCATAGGATCACTCTCTGATCCTTAGATTTATGGAGATGAACAAGGTAACCCCCGAGTAATCTGAGATCCGCACTTGGAGAATGTTCTCCTTAAATTTGAAACAACCAACTTATTTTGGAAAACCTGCAAAATTACCAACTTCTCTGAAAATTGGCTATTAAATCTGAGTCTAGAtccaatttcttaatttaagatttaacAATAATATTAGACACATGGAGCCGGAGGGGGCATCTTTTGACAGTCTGATTTCACTTTCCCATATGTATGGGTGTATGCACTATCAAGTAGTGTTCTTTTTGCCTAATATTAGTAAGAGTTAATAGTTCTAACAATCAACCTCCCAATATTCGATATCGGTTACCAAATCAGCAATCCTCATGGTTTGAATAGCAGCTCGTTCTCTTTGTGTGCGCACCATTAGATATGATGAACATAATACATAACTACATatgataaaatatataaaacccGTTTGATAGGAAGGAAAGTTTACACCACTCATATCTTACAAAAATATTAGTACGAAATGGAAGTGGTAAGGATATACTGGACAACCACTACATAAACAGGTCGATCatgcaaaagaagaaagaatatttACAACTAGCCCAGGAAGAACAAAAACCCCCCAGACTCGAAGCACTACCACACATATATAATCTTAAACACACAAACATTGCACAGCGGACAGGACATGAACAGAAATGGTTTGGTCTTCTGAGGAGATTCATTGATTACCTTGTCTTCCTCAATTTTCTTCTCATTGCCATTGTTGGATATTCCGTTCAGTTGGTGAGCCAGGGACAAAGGGTACAAATCCTCGGCCACCAAACACAGGACGCATAAAGCCATTATCGAATTTACGCCAATAATAGTGGACACTCTTTGATGGGGTGGCTAGAAGCATGCGTAAGCTGGTTGGGCGCGGGATATAATGTCCACCAACTTCAGAATCATGTTGCCCATTCTGAAGAAGTGGGGTGATGAAGGATTTCGGACTCGATGGCTCGGAGGACAGAATGCTGCTCAAGGGTTTTGAAGGCAGCAGGAGCCTGATTAGAGGTTTAGTCAACAACCCAAAAACCTgagtaaaacaaaagaagaagaaatattaaTTCCactaagaaaatcaagaaaccATCAACACTATAACCCAATAAACTATATTAAGGACCGGAAATTTTATAGTAGCAAAGCTCATACACAACTCTCCCCAGAAGTTCTTTTTTCAAGGAACTGTGGTTATGGTCCTTGTAGACACTACAGATTGAGCAAAAACATATGATGGATGTCATCATACACCGCAACAGTCCAACATGTCTAAGCCATGAATACCCATTTTCTCTGGGCCACTGTTAAGTTCCTACAAATTTAAACTGTTGGGTTCAATTCAAGGAGGAACCAAAACTATCCAAGTGGGCTCAATTTGAGAGGAACCCCAACTCTCCAATTGGTTCTTTTCAAGGGGAACTGATCCTCCAATATCTTCAAAGGAAGATAACAATATGATTCCATGTTTCCTCCATTACGACAACTCTTTAAATACATCAGTGATTACAATGGACCATTGACCCCAAAACAACTCTGCTTATTAAGTTAAAATTATTCTCACTTCCCACAGCCCATGACACTAAAAACCAACTCTTTCTATCCTAAAGCCAACAACAGACCCTACCTGAAGGATAGAGCAATCCATATAACTATCTCAACCACCTTAGGTAGCCTTACCATGGAATTGCATGTATATGATACCTCATGCACATGCACTTTCACAAGGACGTATCAGCTGCCTAATTGCCTAAATTAGATTACAAAAGTTACAAAACACCCAGACTGAACCACATAAGGAGAAAGGATTAGAGTCCTTGCCAAATACAAAGCCTATATATAGTAATCTTTTAAGGTATGACAATCTTACCACCATACTGAAAAGAACAACTGTTATGGTGCTGGTGATCATGATGGCATTCTCGCGCAATTGAGTATGGCCCGACCGAGTAAACTGCATATGaaccaaaaatagagaaaaaaagaatgggaaaaagTCATTAAATGAACCATAACGAAACATCGCAACAAAATCATATAGCTTCAGAAATAAGAAGATAGACAGAAATAGAGAGAACCACTTCACATTCTCTCAAGCCAATTCAgaggtttggggggggggggggggggggggggggggggggggatatcaGTTTTCCCAGatcaaacaaaaatcataaCCTATCTGTGGTCCATTTTCAAGAATACAGAAAAACATGGAATTGGGAACACAGTTTAGAAGCAAGTGCTTCTTTAAACCGGAAGGTGGCGTAGAGATAGGACatcctttacccaaaaaaaaaaaagataggacATCCATCAACCTAGTTAGACAATAGAATTTTATTGCACTACCCTTCAGGGGAATGTGCTACTTGTTTTTCCTTACTTCCTGCAGATTTTAATTCTTTCCTTCCTCAATATTGGACCAGTGAAGCAAGCAGAAGGAAGCAAGTCCTCAGTTTCCTTATTGCTCTGGGTGATTAGGTGGTTGAGCTGTCTGAACTTTTTGCTTTGACAAACCTGTCATCCTTGCATTTTATCCCTACTATAAAACAGAAATATTTAACAAATTTCACCTGATTATAAGCAAGTGCCATAGATACTGCCCCCCTCATGAGACCAGCCCACCATATTGTGATCTGCAGGACCAAAATTGCCAATTAGTACATCAATGATCAATCTGTTCAGAACAATTAAAAtccaaccaaaaataaatatcaaCAGCTTACTTGCTGCTTGATGTGAATTTTTTCATGAGGAGACTTCTTAGATAAGTTGGATAAAAATGACAACGGGAAGACAAAAGCTGCTCTTCCAACCAGAACCAAGCCCAGGAGTATTGAACTCACTCCAACTGATTTTCCAGGACTACAAAGAGCATAATAAAAATTAAggatgaaacaaaataaattaaattatatataaatatatatatatatatatatatatgatctgCAACTAGCCAGCTCTATTTTGCAATTTATAAACTAAATAATCCTGTAAGTTAAAAATATGGTagttgaaattcaaaattaaaaacaGAAGTGGAAGGCAAGGGACAATAAGACGAACATAGCTCCACGTGGATTGGTCTTATCAAAAATTATTCTTACATTACAACTAGAGGTCTAACTATCAGCAGCTTGACATCAGAGGGAATATCAACCATACCTATTGCTTACAGACCTCCACTTCTCGATGTCCAGTGCATCCATACCGACATAAAGAAAGATAAATATCTCAGCAATAAATGACAATGTCGCAAAGGCATGCCTGCAAAAAATAGTAGCAGACCAATTTTATAGTTAATAAATAGTTTAAACCATGGCAAAACAAGATTACATGAACAGTAACAGATTTCAATTGTAAAGGGATAATTGTCAGGAGATTCAACATACTTGGTGGTGACTCTTGAACTCTCAGTCACATTATGCCAAGTATAGTGGGACATGACAATACCACAGAAGAATACAGTGAGGATACCACTTAAATAGAACAGCTGCAATACAAATTTAAGTCATCAGTTTTTGCTAgcactgatttttttttttggaaattaatccagaaaatagccttcctgaAGGCAAAAAGTTAGGAAGTTTTTTACCTCAGCCAACATATAAGATAGGTAGGCCATGAGTATCATAAGTGCAACTTCACGATCAGTAGAATGCCTGGAAGTTGCAAGAACATTAGCTATGAGAGTATTTACagaaaataaataggaaattcaTTGTGTATCATCCTccagtatttttatttttcacatgCAAGACAATAAACACATGAAGCCAATGATCTACATTACGCTAGCTTTTATGGAGAAAAGGTTCTGAAGTAGCTGTAGCAAGACACTCAGTATGGAGAACAAACAGGATGCACATGAATCAGCAGGAGGAAGGTAGCTGTAGCAAGACACTCAGAAGGGAGCTGTCAGCATGGAGGACACCAGCCCTGCATGCATATCCTCTGTGACTCTGCAGTCAGCACTCGGGAATGCCAGTGAATCCCACGCTAGGGAGGACCTCCACTCCCATTGCTGAGTTGGTACACTGTTATCTTACCTTAAATTTCCTTACAAAAATTTAGTCACCctctaccataaaaaaaaaaatgctaagaAATACAGATACACCATAGCTGTTACAGATGGGAACATGCAGTAAACAAGGAAtaaaatatccaaaataaaaaaaaacaaggaacagaaaatgaggaaaaattaaaagcatGGCATTTGCATACCTTCCAAAGTACAACTTTTTGATAATGAATGCACTCAGCAATCCAGCCTGCAGGAGTGAATGTCAATATGAGTTCCAGAAGGGTGACCCAGATGcgcatggagagagagagagagagagactcacaattACTCCTAGTATGGTGCTTGtcagaaataaataaaggaaactgCCAACAAACTGCAAAGCAATGCTGGAGTTGATGTGCGAGAGATCAAAGCTCTGAATTGCATTAAAGAGTACCACTGATGTGGCATCATTAACAACACCTTCCCCAAATACTAAACTATAGAGTAAAGGCGTCTCATCCTGATTGAGCACCTGCAACATCAGACAGAATTAATTTATTTGAATGGGCTACTAATTAAGATTAAATGGCAGTAATGATTCTTAAGGATTTCCATACCTGCAAGGTGCAAACAGAGTCGGTCGCAGAAAAGATTGCTCCAATTGCTACAAATGATGAAAAGGATTAAAGATGAGAAATCAAGAAGAGCTAACTATAAATTGCAGAAGAAATAAGAACAacggtggggggggggggtagaaaGAATAAGGTTATATAGAAAGTACCAAGATAATCCCCTATATCAAGGGAACCTATATCCAGCATTTTAAACAGTTCTCTGGCACCTggatcaaacaaaaagagagatccaatcataaacaaataaaacaacaGTAGCAAAGTACCAATCAAAGTCATTGCAGCATCAATATCAATTAGAATTGGCATATTGGAAAATCTATATTAATCTTAAATTTTTAATACATAAGTGTTCTTTTGCCGTAAAAGTAGCCCCTAATAACAGCTGGTTGCACCATATCATTTCTATGGATGAgactaaaaaaaaagttttatttaATACTAATTATACTGAACATAACATATATATAGAATTGTGTAtgtgaattttcaataaaaaagaacatAAGAGTTACTAATTAGCAGTTGAATCCTCATCCTTACAGAATTAATAAGATATATCTAGCAGTTACTCATAGTTAATTTTATGATTGCAAAGACTTATATAAAAACATTATTCCAAGTCTGCCatccttttctcttttgtaaGGATTTTCCCCTAGAAACAGAACCCAAGCAACAAACATGTTACAATATTAAAACCTTGAAgccaaaaccagaaaccagaaaagagaagagaagaaaggagagatcGAAAACAGTCCCAATGTGAGAgcagcctgcgatcagtccagCCAGGTCTCTTAGATAGTATTTATTAAAGATATAGAGTAAGATTACAAGTATACCCCCAAACATAGAACCAAAACCTAATAGGAGCAAAGCAAGTCCGATAGGACAAGTATGCCCCTATCGGACTTGTCCAGAAGTCGCTAATCCCTTATAGGGATTAGCGTTGTTTTGAGAACAACGATagttcaacactccccctcaagctaaagcatacacatcacccatgctcaacTTGGTACAGCCATTgcgaaaactaggagcaaacaaagacttagtaaACATGTCAGCTAACTGATCCGTTGAAAGAACAAACggagtctcaatcagcttctttaGAACAACATCACGAACAAAATGGCAGTCCACTTCTATAGTTCTATGTGTTTGGTTCTCTCATGGAAGACTGGATTACTAGCAATGTAAActgcagcttggttgtcacaatacttCTTCATTGGCTTTGTCATTGGAAATCAACTCCAAGAGTAACGACCgcagccacatcaactcagcagtgGTAAGAGCCACAGCTCTGTACTCTGCTTCTGCACTAGACCGGGCAATagtagtctgcttcttgctacgccacgtaataagattacctccaacaaatgtgcaGTAACCAGTAGTAGATCGCCGATCACTTgcagagccagcccaatcagcatcaaaaTACCCTACTAGATCCATATGCCGATTATGACGATAAATCAAACCTTTTCCAGGAGAACCCTTCAAATAGCAAAGAACACGAACGGCAGCATCCCAACGTGCTTtttgaggagactgcatgaactgactaagaACTCCAACGGCATAGGAAATGTCAGGGAGAGTCACAGTGAGATAAATCAAATTTCCAATAAAGCTcttgtactgatgcacatcctggaggggttcaacatcatccacaccaaaCGTTTGGTGAGGGTCCATAGGAATATCAACgggtctggatgcaagcatcccagtatcagatagaagatctaccacatacttcctttgagacagaCTAATCCCTTTCTTGCAGCGGATTAactcaatcccaaggaaataatgaagttggcctATATCCTTTGTCTAAAAATGGTGCTGgagataattttttatttcaaaaattcctacctcatcattaccagtcaaaataatgtcatcaacatatactacCAAAACAACCAGTTTTTCACCTCTGCGACGAACAAATACAAagtgatcagaataacactgagaaaaaccacaagtaactatggtagcactgaacttgtcaGTACCATCATCCGACATTGCATGATTGGCCAACTGGGTTGCCCAttctggcttgccatgctttgcccaacaAGTCTTAACCGAATGGTTAGGCTTCCCACAGTATGTGCATTGCCGAGCAGCACGATCAGATGGCTGTCCAGTAGGACCTCTACCAGCAGAGCCACGTCCTCCCCCACGACCGCGACCACGACCATGGTTAGCAACAAAAGCAGAGTTGTCTTTGGAAGGCTGATCAGGCTTAGTGGAGGAGGTGATGCGCTGCAAGCAAGAATAAGCATCATTCAAAGTAGGAACCGTGTCACTCGCAAGTAAATGACCCTTCACGGCCTTCAGATCATTATTCAGACCAGTCAAGAACTTGGAGACAAAAAATTCATTACGCTGAGCCTTCAGCTTGTCAATATCAGTAGTCAAGGGCTGgaaaacattgagttcttcCACCATTCCCTTGAATGTACTGTAATACTCTGAAAGAGATTTGTCAGACTGGCAAAACTGAAACAgcttctcataaatatcataaattaTTGTCATGTTCTTTTCCTGAGAGTATGTTTCTCGcaaatcatcccatactccctttgcagtagaatggaacatgacattggcagccACATCAGGTTCCATACTGTtccataaccaaattaaaataAGAGCATTCTCCTTCAACCAATCATCATAACCAGTATCTGAAGATAAGGGTGGATCAGAAATAGTATACTTGAGTTTTCCCTTGGCCATCAGGTACACCTTCACTGATTGAGCCCAAAGGAGGTAGTTGGAATTACCCTTGAGCTTAACGGAGGTAATTTGGATATTAATGTTGTCCGAGGTAGAAGAGGCAGTAATAGGGGTAGCAGTAGTAGGAGTAGGCATGTCTTTGGTCTCAGCCATGAAGATCTTTAGATCTGAAAGCCAGCAGCCAGAGCAGTACTAACACAGCacaaaactgatttttttttttttttttttttttttttttaagggaatgACGCTGCTGTTTGGGGTCGATTCTGCCTGAGAATGAGCACAAGTCAACTTCAAAACACTAGCCGCATAAGGTGGCAAAGCAGCGGACAGCAGCAACTTCAATATCAACAGTAAATAAGCCCATAAACAGGGGCAGCAGCAGTATACACTGCAGAAACAGGGACATCAGCCATAAAAACAGGGAGGGAGAAGTCTCTACCTCAACCAGTACACATCCGAAGCAATTAGTAATAGTGAAGAGACCTAGTTGTACTTATATCATGATAACT from Macadamia integrifolia cultivar HAES 741 chromosome 11, SCU_Mint_v3, whole genome shotgun sequence encodes the following:
- the LOC122094160 gene encoding vesicle-associated protein 1-1-like, which encodes MNTELLGIQPHELKFTFELKKRSSCSIQLVNNSSQYVAFKVKTTSPKNYCVQPNIGIVRPSSTCNFTVTMQAQREAPPDMQCKDKFLIQSTIVPFGTTEEDITPSTFMKDGFKYIEENKLKVVLVSPAHSPVLQPINGTLKLDSAHEASISTDQILNGVENHPPSHMVATAAVEEFKPSKDVDSKPAKSVEELKPSKDVDSKPAKSAEELKPSKDVDSKPAKSVEELKLLKEIELKLAKENKEQKLAKATEELNSKLNEWKLKLSEANTSIAKLTAEKTIIIQEREALRQELAVLRKKNGVRSVKVGFPFLFVCMIGLIGVALGYILHS
- the LOC122094159 gene encoding sodium/hydrogen exchanger 2-like, translated to MAFPLGSLLTKLEMVNASDYTSVVSMNIFVALLCACIVIGHLLEENRWMNESITALIIGLCTGVVILLFSGGKSSHILVFSEDLFFIYLLPPIIFNAGFQVKKKQFFRNFMTIMLFGAVGTLISFVIISLGARELFKMLDIGSLDIGDYLAIGAIFSATDSVCTLQVLNQDETPLLYSLVFGEGVVNDATSVVLFNAIQSFDLSHINSSIALQFVGSFLYLFLTSTILGVIAGLLSAFIIKKLYFGRHSTDREVALMILMAYLSYMLAELFYLSGILTVFFCGIVMSHYTWHNVTESSRVTTKHAFATLSFIAEIFIFLYVGMDALDIEKWRSVSNSPGKSVGVSSILLGLVLVGRAAFVFPLSFLSNLSKKSPHEKIHIKQQITIWWAGLMRGAVSMALAYNQFTRSGHTQLRENAIMITSTITVVLFSMVVFGLLTKPLIRLLLPSKPLSSILSSEPSSPKSFITPLLQNGQHDSEVGGHYIPRPTSLRMLLATPSKSVHYYWRKFDNGFMRPVFGGRGFVPFVPGSPTERNIQQWQ